TCATGGAACCCCAGGCTGCAGCTTCGCCGCCGTCGCTTACGGTCGATCGCCATCTCGTCGACGTGGCGCTCTCGTTCGCGCGCCGGTTCGCCCTGCGGGCGCAGGACGCCGAGGACATCGCGCAGGAGGCGCTGCTGCGGTTGCTGCGGTACGACGGCGAGATCGCCTCGCCCGTGGCCTGGCTCTTCGTGGTGATCCGCCGGCTGGCGATCGCGCCGCAGCGTCCAGCCGAAGAGATGCTCCCCGAGCGGCTGGCGGGGAGCGACCCCTGGCCGATCGTCGAGCTCGAGCTCGACACGCGCCGCCTGCTTGCCGCGCTGCCGCGGCGTGCCCGCCATGCCCTCGGGCTCGCGCTCGCCGGCTACTCGGAGGTGGAGAGCGCGGCGCGCCTCGGATGCTCCGTCAAGGCGACCGAGAAAGCGCTCCACCGCGCCCGCCGCGAAGCCCGGCGCCGGCTCGCCGCCGGCTGATCCGCCACCCTCGCTCGCACCGACCGCCACCGGGCTCCGACTCGCGGAGTCGGCAAGCGATTCGCTCGCGCGGATCGCGATCCTCGCGCTCGAGGGTAGGAAATCCGCCCCGCCGAGCTCCCTCTCGGTAGACGCCCTCCATTCACCCGCTCTCGCGGAGCGCCGGCTGGCCCGTCGCTCACCCGAGGGCTCCTCGGCGAGGTTTCGCGACCGGCGATGGCGATGCTCACCCCTCCCACTCCGCCTCGACCTGCCGTCGCGAGACCGTTCTCCCGGGGTCCGCCGCGCACGCGGCGCGCTGTCGTCCAGCCTCTCAACGCCCTACGACAGGAGATCTCCGATGACCAAGTCCGACTCCGCGGCCGGCGGCGACCGGCCCAACCTCACCGCCAAGCAGATCGTCGAGGCGACGCTGCGCAGCGGCGCCATCGACACGAAGCAGTCGATCGAATCGCTGGTCAACAAGATCGGCGGCGGCATCGACGAAGTCGCCGGCTACGTCCTCGCCTGGGAGCGCTACGTCCTGGTCGTGGCGCGCGATCTCGAGAGCCCGGTCATCCGCTTCGAACGGCGCTAGATCGCGTGAAGGAGAACCTCGGGCTCGCGGTCGGGCAGGTCGTCGCCGCCGAAGGCTGGCTGGCCGCGGGCATCCGCGCCTCGCTCGGCGATCTCGGCGATCCGGCCGCGGGCCTTTATCCGCGTCGACTGAAGGCGCTCTGCGAGACGTCGTTCCTCGAGCACTGCGCCAGCGCCCGCCCGAGTCCGGCACTCCGCGCCGCCCTGCGCTCGGCGCTGCTCGCCGTGCCGGCGCCGCACCTGCTCAGCCTGCTGCGCCACAACCTGGTGCACGCCAATCTGCTGCTGCCGATCCTCGCGGCGATGAAGGCGAGCCGCCTGCTCGACACGGCCGAGCTCCTCGACCTCGACCGCCTGCTGCCGCTCTGCGCCCGCCACTCGAAGGAGCGCCTGCCCTTCCGCCAGCTCGACCTGCTGCACGCGCTCGCTCGCGTGAGCGGGCGCGAGCGCCACTTCCGCCAGATCGCCGCGGCGGCGCGATCCGGCTGCCTCGGCCGGCTTCGCTTCGCTCAGGACGTCGATCCGCACGACGACTACGCGGTGACCCACACCGTCCTCTATGCCACCGACTTCGGGCGACGTCTCTGGCCGCCGAGGATCGCCGACCCGCGCCTCGTCGAGGAGGTACTCGACCGCCTCTCCTGGCAGGCGGAGCGCGAACGGAATCTCGATCTGCTCGCCGAGTACGCTCTCTGCCGTCTCTGTCTCGCCCGACACTCCGAACGGCTCGACGAGGAGCTGACGCTCCTCGTCTCCGGGTTCGACGCGCGTGGCTGCTGGCCCGGCCCGGCCGACCTCGGACCGCTCCTCGAGCGCGAAGGGCTGCCGGCGGCCGAGCACGACTTCTTCGCCAATTACCATACGACCCTGCTGGTGCGCGAAGTCCTGCTGCGCGCGCTCGGCGGCTCGCCCGGCGGCTCGCGCCGGCCTCGCCCCCGGGTGGTCGCCGCGACGCGACCGCGCGCTCGTTTCTGGCTGCCGCGCCTCCCTCCGCCGACCGCCTCGCCGCTCGCCCGTCTGCGCGGCGAGTACACGCGCCTCGTGCTCGCCGTGGCGGAAGGGCGGGCCGGGACTTTTCGCGCTGCGCTCACGCGTATCGACGGGGTCGGCGGCACGGACGGACCGACGCTCGCCGCCGAGCTCGCCTACTGGACCGCGCGCGCCGGCGGTCGCCCGGCGTCCGGCACGTGGCGCGACGAGGCCGAGCGTCCTCTCGAGGCGCCCGATCTCGACGACCGGAGACTGCGATCGCACCTCCTCGCCCGGCGTGCGCTCGCCACCGAGCCCCTCCTCCCGCGCGGCGAGGCGGAAGCGCTCTTCGACGCCGCCCTCGAGCGCGCCCGCGTCGGCACCACCGCTCCCGCGCTCGACGCGCTCCTCTCCGCCTGCCTGCTCGCTCCTGTCGCGGCGCCCCCGGGGTCGCGCCGCGGGCATCGGCTGCGACAGGCGCTCCGGCGCGCGCTCGCGGCAGCGATGTCGGCCGGGGATGCGGGGACGTTCGCCGCGCTGCTCGGCTACGGCCTGACGAGCTTTCGCACCGACCGGCTGGCGCTCGCCGCGGCGATCGACTTCCTGTTGTCGATGTCCGCCGCATCGCTGCCCTTCGGCTGGGTCACCGCATCCGGCGAGCACGCCGCCGAGGCGACGCTGCGGCAGGAGATCCGCGGGCTTCAGGCCGTCCTGGCACTCCTCCTGAGCCGTGCGCTCGCCCCGAGCGTCCTGTCCCGCCGTCTCGCGACGGCGGACCCGGCGTTCCAGCTCCCGGGTCCGAGTGCGCCGATCGATCGGCGGACCGCCATGGCGGCGGCTCCGCTCACCTGAGAAAAGGGGTTGGCGTGAATCGACGAATGAGCGTGCTCGAGCGGGTCCGTTCCTGGTGGGTGCTCCCTGCGGCGGCACGGGTCTTCCTGGCCGCGATCGGCACCCCGCTCGTCGCACGAAGCTGTCCGGCGATCTCGCGTTGACGCTGCGGCCCCTCCTCCACCGCCGGAGCGTTCCCGTCGGCGGTTCCCCGTCTCTCGACAGCCGCGGCGAGAGGCCACGGCGACGTCCGACCGCACCACGCCGGACGCGCTCCGGCGACGCCGTGCCGGTCGCATGGACGAGCGCAATACGACCGCGCACGATTGACGCTCCCTGCCGCATCGGTCATTCTGCGGGAGAGACCTCATGGAGCCGCTGGCCGCAACGTCGCCTCGACCGCCGCTGGTCGATCGTGCCCTCGTCGAGGTCGCCCTCGCGCTGGCGCGGCGACTCTCGCGGCACGAGCAGGACGTCGAGGACCTGGCCCAGGAGGCGCTGCTGCGGCTACTGCGCTACGACGGCGAGATCGCCTCGCCGACCGCCTGGCTCTACATGATGATCCGCGGCCTCGCTCTGCGCCCCCGGCGGCAGGTCGAAGAACCCCTCCCGGCGCTCGTCCCCGCCGTCGACCCCTGGCCGCTCGTCGAGCATCGGCTCGATGCGCGCGGGCGACCCGCCCGGCGAAGACACGTCCGCTGAGGCGCCGGCGCGCCCGACGACGGGCGGGCACCCACCGTCCGCTCTCTTCCGCTCAGCTCCCCTGATCCACCAGCCGGCGGATCTCGCCGATGCGTTCGGCGGCGGCCGCGTAGCCGAGGTCGACGAGCTCTTCGCGCTGCTTGAGAGCGAGCGACGGGAAGCCGGAGAGGGCGGGCGGGCTGAGGACGAGATCGCAGTGGTGGAACCGACGCCGCGAGTTGTGGAACATGCCGATCTCGAAGGCGCGCTGGGAGACGGCGAGCGAGGTGCGCATCTCCCCGGCGTCGACCGTGCGCAAGGGGCTCGCGTAGACGCCGAGGATGACGTCGCAGAGGCCGAGCAGCGGATCGACCGGGAAGTTGTCGAGGATGCCGCCGTCGGCGAAGAGGCGACCGTCGATCGCCGTCGGCGTGAAGACCATCGGCACCGACGAGGAGGCGACCACCGGACGGATCAACTGCCCGGAGGAGAAGATCTCGAGCTTGCCGCGCACGATGTCGGTGGCGGTGACGAAGAGTCGCTTGCCCAGGGCCTCGAAGGCGTCGGCGGGAAAGTACTCGCGAAAGTCGGCGACGACCTTGTCGGTGTCGACGAAGCCCGGCTTGCCGAGGGCGAAGCGCGACGGGCGGAAGGGGCTCTTGCGCACGAAGAAATCGAACATCGCCTCGGCCGGATAGCCCGCCGAGTAGAGCGCACCGACGATCGCCCCGGCGCTGGTGCCCGAGATCGCTTCGGGAACGATCCCGTTTTCCTCGAGCGCCTTGAGCACGCCGATGTGCACCAGCCCGCGGCTGCCACCGCCGGAGAGGACGATTCCCAGTCGGTACTGCATCGTGAGGTCTCCAGGCTGCTTCAGCCCGCCGGGCTCAGCATAGCGCCGCTCGAGCCCCGTAGAATCCGCTCGAGCCTCCACCGATGAGCCTGTCAGCCTCCTCCCGCGCGGCCCGACTCCGCGAGCTCGCGGTGCTTTTCCTGAAGCTCGGAACGGTCGGCTTCGGCGGACCGGCAGCGCACGTCGCGATGATG
This genomic window from Holophagales bacterium contains:
- a CDS encoding sigma-70 family RNA polymerase sigma factor, with translation MEPQAAASPPSLTVDRHLVDVALSFARRFALRAQDAEDIAQEALLRLLRYDGEIASPVAWLFVVIRRLAIAPQRPAEEMLPERLAGSDPWPIVELELDTRRLLAALPRRARHALGLALAGYSEVESAARLGCSVKATEKALHRARREARRRLAAG
- a CDS encoding patatin-like phospholipase family protein, with amino-acid sequence MQYRLGIVLSGGGSRGLVHIGVLKALEENGIVPEAISGTSAGAIVGALYSAGYPAEAMFDFFVRKSPFRPSRFALGKPGFVDTDKVVADFREYFPADAFEALGKRLFVTATDIVRGKLEIFSSGQLIRPVVASSSVPMVFTPTAIDGRLFADGGILDNFPVDPLLGLCDVILGVYASPLRTVDAGEMRTSLAVSQRAFEIGMFHNSRRRFHHCDLVLSPPALSGFPSLALKQREELVDLGYAAAAERIGEIRRLVDQGS